GTTGTCTGTATAAATCGAGCTGACAAGATCGAAATCGACGTCTTGTCCTTCTTTCGCTTTTGAAAGCTCAGCTTTTGCTTCTTCGAATGAAGCAGCGAAGTCAGCTTCCTCTTCCTTTTCAACCTCATCTGTATCTTGTTGGGAAGAAGTAGTGTCTTTCTCTTCTGTCTTATCGTCTGATCCACAACCAGCCAACACTGTACCTGTCAGAAGGAATGCTGCAAAGATTTTGGTTAACTCTCTCTTTTTCATATGTAAGTACCCCCGAATGTTGTTTAAATGATAATGATTTTCAATTCCATTTCAAATTATAGCGAGAATGATTATCATAGTCAACGCTTTTTGAAAATTTAGTGGACAAAGTTTTTTTCTTTATGAAAGGGCTACCATATTCTGGGGCGAGGCTTGTCTTAGCGGGGCCTGCAGAGCATTCTTTATTGCATAAAAAAACACCGGAATCCCGTGATGGGCCCGGTGTTTCATCCGTAGTGATTATACGTGTTTGTTCAATAATTCAGCAAGAGCTTCCTTAGGTTGGAAACCGATGACTTTGTCTACTACTTCGCCGTCTTTCAGGACAACCAGTGTCGGGATACTCATAACCCCGTATTTACCTGCTGTTTCCTGGTTTTCATCAACGTCGACTTTGACGATTTTCACTTTGTCACCCATATCGCTATCAAGTTCTTCAAGAACTGGAGCGATCATTTTACAAGGTCCACACCAAGGTGCCCAGAAATCCGCAAGTACCAGTCCGGAATTTGTATCAGTTGTGAATGTTTGATCAGTAGAATGTGTAATAGCCATTTATATGCGCCTCCTAAAATCTTTGAATGTAACGTCAGTATACCACCGTTTACAGGGGTATGCCATTAATCTGCTCGTAGCTAATATTCCCTTCCCTATACGGAATATACTACGCCCTAAAAAAATAAGGAGCAGCCAAGGAATCAGCCACACCCTTATTCTTATTATATAGTATGTGTTTACCCAAACACCGCTACTTTAAAACAAGCAGGTGATTATGAAGAAGATACTTTCAGCTTTTTGAATTCTTCTGTCAGCATCGGCACGACCTCGAACAGATCTCCTACGATCCCGTAATCAGCCACGTTAAAGATGTTCGCTTCCGGATCTTTATTGATGGCAACGATGACTTTCGAATTCGACATACCGGCCAAATGCTGGATCGCACCGGAGATACCGCAGGCGATATACAGGTCAGGCGTAACGACTTTACCTGTTTGACCGATCTGTAATGAATAATCACAGTAATCAGCGTCACACGCTCCACGTGATGCTCCGACAGCTCC
The nucleotide sequence above comes from Bacillus sp. KH172YL63. Encoded proteins:
- the trxA gene encoding thioredoxin gives rise to the protein MAITHSTDQTFTTDTNSGLVLADFWAPWCGPCKMIAPVLEELDSDMGDKVKIVKVDVDENQETAGKYGVMSIPTLVVLKDGEVVDKVIGFQPKEALAELLNKHV